The DNA window AGTACGGCGTGAGCGTGCCCTCCGCTATGTCTCCGAAGACCGCTACGCCCTCAGCGAAATTGCTTTCTTGCTGGGCTTCTCGGAACTCAGTGCGTTCAGCCGGGCGTTCAAACGCTGGACGGGCGAATCCCCGGCCCATTACCGTCAGAAACAACTGGTGAAGCCGCGTTGACGCGCCGGCAATGATGATCGGACTTGGCTAGCCCTGGGGACGGTCGCCGGGCACGGCCGAAATGCCGTAACAACTGATCTTTACTATACTATCTGCCCAAAGACTGATGCCCCGAAACAGACGCGACAGGAACCCAGGCGGGATGACTTCGACTTTCAAGCCACATACCACGCTGACAGAACAGGTCGCCACGCACCTGGAAGACCTGATCGCTTCCGGCCGACTCAAATCCGGCGAACGTATCTACGAAGCCAGCATGGCCAAAGAGCTTGGCGTCAGCCATGGTTCCGTTAGAGAAGCGTTGCTCCAATTGGAACGACGCCACCTGATCAGGACAGTTCCCCGTCGGGGCGCGTTCGTAACCGAACTTGACGCCCATTTTGTCCGCAGCCTCTATGAAATAATGCATCTCTACCTGAGCTATTCAGGCATGAGGCTACTGCGAGGCTGGAAGCCGGAAGACATGGAGCGACTGGAGGAGTTGTATGAGCGCATGCAGGGGCACTACCAGAAAGGCGAACTTCTGGCCTTTCTCGACGCAGGGATTCAATATACCCAGGCATCCCTGGCCTATGCGGACAACTATTTCGTCAGTAGCGCCATACGTGACCTCTGGCCGTCGGCCAAGCGCTGCGCGTTTGTAGCGCTCGCCCAGGGCAATCGGGTACTGGAGGATAACCTCCACCACATGCGCGACTCCCTGGATGCAATCCGGGACCGTGACGAAGCACGTCTGCAAAAAATTCTGAGCGACTATGCAGAGCAACAATGCGAGCAGGTCCTTGCCTGTCTCCCGCCCGAGAAAAACACGCAGTCATAGTCTGGCAGTGCTGGTTCTTGTGCTGCTGTCCGGCTGTACCCTCGCGCCACCCCAGTCTGAGCCCGAGCGTCCGGTCCCCGTGGAAGTTGAACTCGATCCCCCCGCGCAGCGCCCGACACCGGAACCGCCCAAGACTGTGGTCAAGCCGCCCTCTCCCGCTTGTGAGTGGACCCATACCAAGGGCGTTGCAGAGGTAGTCGCTCTTGACGACGATGAAGCAGAGTTTCGTTTCTACCCGGGTAACATCCCGGTCCCTGTCGCGGAAAGCCAACGCTTGGAGAGCGGTACAGAATTCAAAGCTGTTCTGCTTCAGGCCGACGGCTGCGCGCCCAAACTGAAAGTAGTCGACTCTGTACCCTGAGCGTCAGCCGGTCTCTCCCGGCGGCAGGACCTTGAGATGCGAGGTATCGGGAACAGCGACGGGTGGCGCTTCCTCAGGCTCGACCAGCCGTGCCCCCGGTTGCGCCAGTGACCAGCTTTCGAGCTCGTGGAACACCGGCGCTTCTTGCTCCTTTGGCTGGCCCAACGTTTCCCCCGGGCGACCCAATGTCAAACGGGAGCCGGCAAGAACCTCATCAACCCGCTCGCCCGCCACGGACAAACGCTCACCCGGCTCGACCACAACCCCTGCCGTCGCTGGGCCAGCGGCTTGCGGCTTGGCCTGTCCGTACTCTTGAGTCGGGGCGACTGGCCGCCCCGGAGCGGGTCGCTGGACGGCCTCTGCCCCGGCTTGCGTGGCCGTGGAGCTGGCGCCCGGCATCGGCTCGATGTGGACCACGATGCCCTGTTTAGCCAGTGCCGCCTTGAACTTCTCAGCGGCGTCGCTTTCAAGCTTGTTGCGGATCACGACCCGCTCGCCGCTGAACATGCGCTCAATCTGAGCCTGACTCGCCTTGAATACCTGCGCAACGTTGGCCCGGGCCGTTTCCGGGGCAACCCCCGGCTGGCACTGGCCCTTGAACACGAGCTGGAACATTGACGTAACCTTCTGCTATCCGGCACGCTTTCTGCCGTACGCTCTTCAGACCTGCACGAGCGCGGGTTGATCTTCTGGACTGTTCACCTGCCTAAGCATAGCAGCGTTTTCCCGGGACGGGCGGGCCTCCTGGGAAGCCCACCAAATGTCAACAACTGACAAATATTGAGGCGGTCGTTGGCAACCTGGTGATGCACGACGATAATAGTCGCTTACGTACCGTTACATTCTACCGCCGGAACCAAACCATGAAATTCGCAGCCCGAAAGACAGCACAAAGGACGCTGACTGTATTGTTTTGCGGATTGCTTGCGGTTCCGGCAGTAGCTCAAACGCTAAAGGTTCAGCTTGAGACAGCGCTTGCGGCCCAGCCCGCGCCATTCACCGGCTTTGAGACTGCAGCTGAGGCACTGCCGGATGCGCCCGGCGCCGACAAGTATCTGGTGCTTGATTTCCGCTTCGCCGAGCCACAGCCGGAAGAACAGCTCCAGGCCAGCATCCACCGGATCTGCCAGACTGTCCTGCTTAACCAGCAACTTGTTAAAACGCTGAGCGACGACGGATTCAACCGGCTCGCCGTTGCGTTCGACCGCGAGTCACAATACGACTGCTTCTGATACGCGCCCAGCCGCACCGATGATAACGCTGATTCGCAGAAAGGCCGGAGAATGACCAGCCGTCCCTGTTGAATACCTGAATGAACCTTGAGTTGATTCGGCCCGAACCCGGACGGCCTTCAAGGCAACTGATCAGGGGACTCGACCGGAACCCCCACGGGCGGGAACTGGGCCAGCAGCTCAGCGACACGGTCCAGATCAAAGCCATCTATAGCGTCCAGCAAACCTTCACAATAAGCGACGATTTCGAGTACCTGCTCTTCACGACCGCATGCAAGCAGCGTTTCAGCAAAGGCTCGAAGCGCCGCCGGATCGCCGCTGTCGATCAGGCGTTCGCGCCAGTCGCTGAACTCCCGGTAAAGCCTGGCCTGCAGACGCCGCTGCCGCCGCGCCGGCAGGTCTGCGAACGGCACGGCTGATATGCTTTCGTGGGCAACCTGTTCGCGTCGCTCGTGACGCAGAAAACGTGCAAGCTCTGCCAGTAGGGTAAAACGGCTGACGGGCTTGCGCAGGTAACCGTGGAAGCGCGCGCCCCGGATTCGGGACGCCTCGCTAGGCATCACAGAAGCCGTCAGGGCGACCACGGGCACCGACGCCAGCTCGGCGTCGCGGTTAAGCGCAGCGCGCGTCTCAAAGCCATCCATGTCCGGCATCCGGATATCCATGAGGATCAGGTCCGGTTTCTCTGCCGCAGCCATTTCAAGCGCTTCCCGGCCCGTGCTGGCTTCGCTTATCCGCAAACCCGCCGGCTCCAGCATGTCCCGCACCAATGCCCTGTTTGTGCCGTTGTCGTCCACGACCAGCACCAGCGCCGGCTCAAACCAGAAGTCATCGACCAGGGCCGCACTTTCGAGTGCATCACCCTCGGTGCTCGCCACCTCCACCAGCGGTATATGCACAGTAAAGCAGGAGCCCTGACCCACTTCGCTCTGGAGCGTTAACGTACCGCCCATCATTTCAACCAGTTTGCGACTGATAGCCAGACCCAAGCCGGTGCCACCGAACTGACGGTTGCTTTGTCCTTCCTGCTGCTCAAACGCATCAAAGATTCGGGCCTGCTGCTCAAGAGGAATACCGATGCCGCTGTCCCGTACGTCGAATCTCAGCGTGAAACGACTCTGGCCATCGGGGTCGACAACTTCGACTGCTTGAGCAATCAGTTCGACCTTGCCCGTCTGGGTGAACTTGATGGCGTTGCCTACCAGGTTGAACAACACCTGCCGCAGCCGCGTATCGTCCAGAACCAGAGTCGGCGGCAGCTCACCTGCAAGTCGCGTCTCAAGCACCAGTCCCTGCTCCATCGCGCGTGCCTGGAAGATGCGACGCACATCCTCAAGCACTCGAGTCAGGTCCGTGGGCTGGTACTCCAGTCGCATCTTGCCGGCCTCGACCCTGGACAGATCGAGGATGTCGTTGATCAGCGTCAACAGGCTGCGACTACCGGACTTGATGGAGTCCAGGTAACCGCGCTGTCGCGGGTCTCTGAGATCGCGTTCCAGTAGCTCGGTGTATCCCATCACCGCGTTCATGGGTGTCCGGATTTCATGAGACATATTGGCTAGAAACTCGCTCTTTGCACGGCTGGCAGCCTCAGCCTGTCGAGCCAGCGCCTCGGCGCGCGATTTCTCTTCCCGCAGCGCCTCTTCACTGCTACGTAGCGCGCGCTCGCTGCGCACCCGCACCTCGACTTCCCGGGACAGTTTGCGATTCCAGTAGAGGAACACAGCCAGTATGACCAACGCGATCACCACGACCCTGCGCAGGACGGTGTAATCAGTTTCGCGGTCCATGTCCAGGTGGATCCAGCGGTTGTAGATCTGTTCGTAGCCCGGCTGGTCGAGCTGGGACAAAGTCTTATTGAGAATACCCACCAGCTCTGGCATATCCGGACGCACACCCATCCGCAGTTCGTACTGGTAAGGCGTGACGCTGGTGATACGCAGATTGCTGAGACCCAGGCGCGCCACAGAATAGGTCACACCCGGAATGTGGGTGATCATCACATCCAGCTCGCCGTTTGACAGCTTGATCAGCCCGTCCTGCATTGACTGCACGGGGACAATGTTCAGGTCGGGATGGTTGATCAGCAGGAACTCATGGCTTGCTTCACCCTGGACCGCGCCGATCCGTTCGCTGCCGAGTTCCCGCAGGTCGCCAATAAATCGCGAGTCATCCCGCGTCACCATGGCGATCGGCAGTTCCCGGTAGGCCCGGGTAAACAGAAAACGGCCCTGGCGTCGGGGGGTCGGTGGCAAAGCCGCGACGATGTCGAGATTACCCACCTCGAGACGCCGCTCAGCTCCGGCGATCTGGCCGAGTTCCTGGCGTTTGAACCGGTAACCGAGCTGATCTTCCAGCGCGCTGACAAGGTCGGGAACAAATCCCCGGGCCTGGCCATCCTCACTGAACTCCAAGGGCGGCCAGTCGCCGCGAAAGGCAATGCGGAGATTGGGGTGTTCGCGTAGCCAGCGCCGCTCATCCTGGGTGAGCTCGTTGCTGACTTTGCCGCCCGGGCCCAAATCTTCCAGCCAGATACTGCGCAACAGTTGATGCTGTGCACCGCTTATCGAGTCCACTGCGGCATTGAGTATGCGCAACAGGGGCTCGTTGTCCGGCAATACCGCCATAGCGTAACGACGGGGCTCGTCCGCCAGCACCATGCCGATCTGCAACTGCGCCCCGAAATTTTCCATAAACGCCTGCCCTACCGGCACAGGCACCAGAAAAGTATCGGCCCGACCCGCGTTGACCTGAGTCATGCCTTCCTCAACAGAACGCACGGGGCTGGGTGTGTACTGCTGCAGGGGCTCAATGAGGGTGAAGGGAAAGTCGTCGTCTTCGCTCAGGGCGATGCGTTTATGTTCCAGGCCGCGCAGGCGACTTATGCTGGCATCGCCCTGGCGTACAAAGGCGGCATAGGGCACGCGAAAAAGCGCGTGCGTCAACTGGAATTCACGCTCAGCCCAAGTGCCCGGACTTGCCATGGCGAGCGCGTCAATTGTCCCGTCTCGCAGGCTCTGCTCAAGCGCTACCGGTGAACCCGGGACAATCTCTATCGGGGTGGACAGCTTGCGCGACAGTAACCGCAGGTAATCCGCCATCAGCCCTTCCGGCTGGCCCTGACGGTCAACGCCCGCGAGAGGGTACTGGTTCACGGGCAGGCCAATGACGAGTTTGTCCTTGGCAATCAGCCAGTCAACTTCATCGCCACTGAGCATGGGCATGTGAACGCTGACATAGGGGTCTGCAGGGGTCGACCCGGCACCGAAGACGAAGCTCAGAAAGAATATAATGAAAAGCCGCAGCAAAAGGCTCGGCGGGCGTTTAGCGGCAGGCGCAACCTCACTCATCGCGCGCCTGCGGCTTCTGGTCTGAACCGGATTGTCGCCGGGCACGGGGATGGGCGCGGTCATAGACCTGGGCCAGATGCTGGAAGTCGAGGTGCGTGTAGATCTGGGTGGTGGAGATATCGGAGTGTCCGAGCAACTCCTGTACGGCTCTCAGATCGCTGCTCGACTCGAGCAAGTGGCTGGCGAACGAGTGCCTGAACAAGTGGGGATGCAGCCGCCGGTCGGCCCCAACGGTCGTCCCCCATAGGGCAAGCCGCTGCTGCACCGAGCGCGCCTGCAGACGCCCGCCACGCTGGCTCAGAAAGACAGCCTGACAGTCAGCATTACCAGCCCACTGGGGCCGCAGTGCGAGCCATTCCGCCAGCGCCGCACGGGCCGCCCGACCAACCGGCAGCAAACGCCGCTTGTTGCCCTTGCCGGTGACCATCACTTCTCCGGCATCCAGATCCAGCTGGGGCAGATCGAGACCAACCAGCTCTGCCAGGCGCAGGCCCGACGAATAGAACAACTCTACAATAGCGCGATCACGTACCTCGTGTGGGCCTTCAGCGGCACGCGGGGCATCGAGCATATGGCTCAGGCTGTCGACGTCTATTACCGCAGGCAGACGGCGTGGGTGTTTGGGCGCGCGCAAATCCAGGGCCGGATTGTCCCGGGCCCGACCTTCGCGAATCAGAAACACAAAGAGCCGCCGGGTAGCCGACAGCTGGCGGGCAATGCTCCTGCCAGAAAGGTGCTGTCGCGCCAGAGAAGCGGTAAAGCGACGCAGGCAGTGGAGATCAAGCTCATTCCAGTCGCTGACGCCGTGATCGGCGAGATAGTTGGCCAACCGCCGCAAGTCACGCTGGTAGTTTGAGCAGGTGTGCGGCGAGCTGCGCTTTTCGCGCTGCAGGTACAGCAAAAAGTCCTCGATCGCCACCACGAGCGCCGCAAAGTTGGCGGCACTTTCGGCTGTCATCTGCGGACCGTCGCTCATCCGTTCATTCCCTGGCTGTCGTTACCTGGCTGTCGTTACCTGGCTGGGGCTACCTGGCTGGAGCTACCTGGCCTCTCCGGCAGCGGCTGCCAAAGTCTCGGCGGCATCCACTTGAAGCAGGGGCGGTAACATACGGCTGAGGGTATCACTGATGTACGACAGGAAAAGCGAGCCCATGCCACTTTCGAAGTAGTCGTTTTTCTTGCTGCCCACTGCGAGCGCACCGAGCAGATCATTGTAACGCAGCGGGATGATAGCCGCTGACCCGATCTGTTCGGACGTGGGAAACAGCAGTTTCAGCTGAGGTTCACGGAAACGCCCGCAGAGAGCCTTGTCGCCAACGAGTAAAGAGCCCAGAACCTCATCCGCTTCCTGTCGGGTTACGAAGTGGAGGCTGCCCTGCTGCGGGAGCGCCGCACGGCTGGAGAAAAGCACCAGCCCCGTAGCGTCTAGGCCGAAATCGTGGCGCATGCATTCGTCCAGCGCCGCAGCAATATCAGCCAGAGAATCAGCTTCGAGCAGCTTGACCAATAGCCGCTTGCTCAATTCGAACAGGCGGTCATTCTGACGGGCAATGGAAACCAGTTCGCCCAATTCCCGGCGCAAGGTGTCGCGCTGCTCCCGGAACAGGTGGACCTGGCGTTCAACCAGGGAAATCGCCCGGCCACTGTCGTGGGGCAGGCTCAAGTCAGCCAATACATCCGTATGGGAAAGAAAGAACTCTGGATGCTGGCGCAAATAATCAGCCACGGCATCAGCAGTGAGCTCCGACGCATCGTGCGACGTCATGGGGTAACCCTCGAATCGAGCAGGCGCTAGCCTGAAATGATTTTTTTCGACCAGAGTGGATCTGTCGGTGTTTATTTTTTTCTGGCGCCGCCACTTCTGCGAGGCCGGCGCCTGCTGTTTGAGCCAGCTAGCCAGAGCTGACCTTCAAAAACGGTTGTCGCAGGCCCTTCCATCATCACCG is part of the Hydrocarboniclastica marina genome and encodes:
- a CDS encoding GntR family transcriptional regulator, with protein sequence MTSTFKPHTTLTEQVATHLEDLIASGRLKSGERIYEASMAKELGVSHGSVREALLQLERRHLIRTVPRRGAFVTELDAHFVRSLYEIMHLYLSYSGMRLLRGWKPEDMERLEELYERMQGHYQKGELLAFLDAGIQYTQASLAYADNYFVSSAIRDLWPSAKRCAFVALAQGNRVLEDNLHHMRDSLDAIRDRDEARLQKILSDYAEQQCEQVLACLPPEKNTQS
- a CDS encoding transporter substrate-binding domain-containing protein, with protein sequence MTAPIPVPGDNPVQTRSRRRAMSEVAPAAKRPPSLLLRLFIIFFLSFVFGAGSTPADPYVSVHMPMLSGDEVDWLIAKDKLVIGLPVNQYPLAGVDRQGQPEGLMADYLRLLSRKLSTPIEIVPGSPVALEQSLRDGTIDALAMASPGTWAEREFQLTHALFRVPYAAFVRQGDASISRLRGLEHKRIALSEDDDFPFTLIEPLQQYTPSPVRSVEEGMTQVNAGRADTFLVPVPVGQAFMENFGAQLQIGMVLADEPRRYAMAVLPDNEPLLRILNAAVDSISGAQHQLLRSIWLEDLGPGGKVSNELTQDERRWLREHPNLRIAFRGDWPPLEFSEDGQARGFVPDLVSALEDQLGYRFKRQELGQIAGAERRLEVGNLDIVAALPPTPRRQGRFLFTRAYRELPIAMVTRDDSRFIGDLRELGSERIGAVQGEASHEFLLINHPDLNIVPVQSMQDGLIKLSNGELDVMITHIPGVTYSVARLGLSNLRITSVTPYQYELRMGVRPDMPELVGILNKTLSQLDQPGYEQIYNRWIHLDMDRETDYTVLRRVVVIALVILAVFLYWNRKLSREVEVRVRSERALRSSEEALREEKSRAEALARQAEAASRAKSEFLANMSHEIRTPMNAVMGYTELLERDLRDPRQRGYLDSIKSGSRSLLTLINDILDLSRVEAGKMRLEYQPTDLTRVLEDVRRIFQARAMEQGLVLETRLAGELPPTLVLDDTRLRQVLFNLVGNAIKFTQTGKVELIAQAVEVVDPDGQSRFTLRFDVRDSGIGIPLEQQARIFDAFEQQEGQSNRQFGGTGLGLAISRKLVEMMGGTLTLQSEVGQGSCFTVHIPLVEVASTEGDALESAALVDDFWFEPALVLVVDDNGTNRALVRDMLEPAGLRISEASTGREALEMAAAEKPDLILMDIRMPDMDGFETRAALNRDAELASVPVVALTASVMPSEASRIRGARFHGYLRKPVSRFTLLAELARFLRHERREQVAHESISAVPFADLPARRQRRLQARLYREFSDWRERLIDSGDPAALRAFAETLLACGREEQVLEIVAYCEGLLDAIDGFDLDRVAELLAQFPPVGVPVESPDQLP
- the xerC gene encoding tyrosine recombinase XerC — translated: MSDGPQMTAESAANFAALVVAIEDFLLYLQREKRSSPHTCSNYQRDLRRLANYLADHGVSDWNELDLHCLRRFTASLARQHLSGRSIARQLSATRRLFVFLIREGRARDNPALDLRAPKHPRRLPAVIDVDSLSHMLDAPRAAEGPHEVRDRAIVELFYSSGLRLAELVGLDLPQLDLDAGEVMVTGKGNKRRLLPVGRAARAALAEWLALRPQWAGNADCQAVFLSQRGGRLQARSVQQRLALWGTTVGADRRLHPHLFRHSFASHLLESSSDLRAVQELLGHSDISTTQIYTHLDFQHLAQVYDRAHPRARRQSGSDQKPQARDE
- a CDS encoding DUF484 family protein, with protein sequence MTSHDASELTADAVADYLRQHPEFFLSHTDVLADLSLPHDSGRAISLVERQVHLFREQRDTLRRELGELVSIARQNDRLFELSKRLLVKLLEADSLADIAAALDECMRHDFGLDATGLVLFSSRAALPQQGSLHFVTRQEADEVLGSLLVGDKALCGRFREPQLKLLFPTSEQIGSAAIIPLRYNDLLGALAVGSKKNDYFESGMGSLFLSYISDTLSRMLPPLLQVDAAETLAAAAGEAR